A part of Palaemon carinicauda isolate YSFRI2023 chromosome 8, ASM3689809v2, whole genome shotgun sequence genomic DNA contains:
- the LOC137646100 gene encoding uncharacterized protein — protein sequence MPSFSLNDNGDRGIKDSGSQVTFVEEDWAKSMQFEVVDPNYSLVVNGINSSKPLATEVYKVKLNDDYFTAIAMKSINLKLVLPGISEVARVFKDKGYVLADKTLHMSGDKVEDIKLLLGNDNSHLVPQKDVLFGGSSEVIPSVYLESPLGVMLVGDIERYKQNLALLPDRIKHSSEVCVKGEGPLEVGSNLDMDGLFLDSVEEFKFPACANISVLSKGQIVEAELERAAEEILSSKAESVSYSDSNVYDENFTEENRKVVEFALENTVRDSDGRLIMPLLWNGKVAHLLGKNQNLSKAILKSNFKKFSKKDNAFQMIDEVFKEQEQLGIIERVTNLEQFLEENPQHSFLPHMPVFKMDRESTKCRNVFLSNLCESDKDKPLTLSHNQTIFAGPCLNKKISTSILQLRFNEKLLCFDIKKAFLMIKLVPSDQSRLLFYWYRNVCKKDYSLIVYKHCRLPFGLPCSPTLLMLALYKILMLDVQGDNIDVKELKTELYNFAYMDNLAYTTNDIDRLKWAYEKLDRIFSPYKFELQQFITNDDSLQQQVDKDKEKTPTKVKLLGLLWDRNIDTLSASKLVLDKDATTKRQILSSIAANFDVFSFYGPLLNRARLFMHSLQCRKEVGWDDRLSGEELREWSNICKQVNGVPEIAVKRFVGRRNDPFQIIAFCDSSKLIYGVVLFIKNLRTKEVSFLLSKNRIIGRQLELKSIPSLEFQSLLLGTETIVDIYKELIGSECVSPINITKLVVFSDSAVALNWLNSRTNRFDKLKKLSIFVMNRLQRIENLCETVPVTFKFCAGMINPADCTTRSLSYKRLIKSNFFTGPDTIHDILEDDNLDVTIPNPLTNVLEVSEGHCEIGSVTEPEMGGILNSTVGNFDWLHLISVYKHVLTFINNVKRKLKNKSGKYDHFEVFSNDEISLNAWQLMILQDQRQNFPDVFKYFRERNPKIRDMPNIVSQLNLFIEKKSGLLRVKSKFHKWRDGSYVFPILLAKNSKLTEEIIRNFHVKLAHSGIYATLSEARKQFWIPCSFSTVKKVLKTCVHCRRFNGRTIKLNQSPYREFRVSPPTIPYRYIFIDYFGPYWVYWMGKKSKVWILCITCLWSRAINLKVCVDLSVISFLRALQLHCFEFGVPELCLSDQGSQLTSGARTVENFISDKDTQSYFRENNIKPLSFQQYYKGHSELGSLVESCVKMVKRLIEGSIRNMVLEYLDFDFAVQNIVHIVNRRPIAFKEYLRNYDGTEPVPSPITLEILVKGHELNSLNIIPHLHPLPRADDTWVPDISPISHVKDSHRKLRKARESIIEIYNKEFVVQLVNQATDKRSRYQPVNHKLLEVGDIVLIKEPLLKPTNFPMGIVKEIKLNSLGEVTGATVLKGKSREETKRHVSSLIPLLYKREYEVKFNDKAQSPCEDKLSKEDEVKERPKRRAAMIGKIR from the coding sequence ATGCCTTCCTTTTCACTGAATGACAATGGGGATCGAGGTATAAAGGATTCAGGAAGTCAAGTAACTTTCGTTGAGGAAGACTGGGCTAAGAGTATGCAGTTTGAAGTTGTTGACCCGAATTATTCTTTGGTGGTGAATGGTATTAATTCTTCAAAGCCGTTAGCCACTGAAGTATATAAGGTAAAGTTGAATGATGATTATTTTACTGCTATTGCCATGAagtctattaatttgaaattagttttgccaGGTATCTCTGAAGTAGCTCGAGTATTTAAGGATAAGGGCTATGTATTAGCCGACAAAACTTTGCATATGTCTGGGGACAAAGTTGAAGATATAAAATTGCTCTTGGGAAATGATAACTCTCATTTAGTACCACAGAAGGATGTGCTGTTTGGAGGTAGTTCTGAAGTGATTCCCTCTGTTTATTTGGAATCACCCTTAGGAGTGATGCTAGTAGGTGACATTGAAAGGTATAAGCAAAATCTAGCTCTATTACCAGACCGGATAAAGCATTCTTCTGAAGTTTGTGTAAAGGGTGAGGGTCCCCTTGAAGTTGGTAGTAATTTGGATATGGATGGATTGTTCTTAGATTCGGTAGAGGAATTTAAGTTTCCTGCTTGtgctaatatttctgttttaagTAAGGGTCAGATTGTTGAAGCTGAACTTGAGAGAGCAGCAGAAGAAATTCTTTCCTCAAAGGCAGAAAGTGTTTCGTACAGTGATTCTAACGTATATGACGAAAACTTCACTGAGGAGAACAGGAAAGTTGTAGAATTTGCTTTAGAAAATACAGTTAGAGATAGTGATGGAAGGTTAATTATGCCTCTGTTATGGAATGGGAAAGTAGCTCATTTGCTTGGTAAGAATCAAAATCtgtcaaaagcaatattaaaatcaaattttaagaaatttagcaaaaaggataatgcttttcaaatgattgatgaagtttttaaagaacaggaaCAGCTAGGCATTATAGAGAGAGTAACTAACTTGGAGCAATTCTTGGAGGAAAACCCCCAACATAGCTTTCTGCCGCACATGCCAGTGTTCAAGATGGACCGAGAGTCAACAAAATGCCGTAATGTATTTTTGTCCAATTTGTGTGAATCTGACAAAGATAAACCTTTAACTCTATCTCATAATCAAACTATTTTTGCTGGTCCttgtttgaataagaaaatttctacttctattttacagctaagatttaatgaaaaattgttatgttttgatataaaaaaggcATTTCTGATGATTAAGTTGGTGCCTTCAGATCAAAGTAGGTTACTCTTTTATTGGTATAGAAACGTATGTAAAAAGGACTATTCcttaattgtttataaacattgcagacttccatttggtttgccatgtagtccaactttattaatgttagcactttataaaattttgatgttggatgtccaaggtgacaatattgatgtaaaggaattgAAGACAGAGTTATATAACTTTGCTTACATGGATAACTTGGCTTACACGACCAATGATATAGACAGGTTGAAATGGGCTTATGAGAAACTTGACAGGATATTTTCTCCCTATAAATTTGAATTGCAGCAATTCATAACCAATGATGACTCTCTGCAGCAACAGGtagataaagataaggaaaagactCCTACAAAAGTAAAATTGCTTGGTTTGCTTTGGGACAGAAACATTGATACTCTTTCGGCAAGCAAGTTGGTACTTGATAAGGATGCAACGACCAAAAGACAAATTTTAAGTTCTATTGCAGCCAATTTTGATGTGTTCTCATTTTATGGTCCTTTATTAAACAGGGCTAGATTATTTATGCACTCGCTACAATGCAGGAAAGAAGTTGGATGGGACGATAGACTCTCTGGTGAGGAGCTACGAGAATGGTCTAATATTTGCAAGCAAGTAAATGGTGTTCCTGAAATTGCAGTGAAGAGATTTGTTGGTCGCAGGAATGATCCTTTCCAAATTATTGCTTTTTGTGATTCTAGCAAGCTAATATATGGAGTTGTGCTCTTTATCAAGAACTTGCGAACAAAGGAGGTAAGTTTCCTTCtgtcaaaaaatagaataattggacGCCAGTTAGAGCTAAAGTCTatcccttctcttgaatttcaatcTCTCTTACTTGGTACGGAAACTATTGTTGACATTTATAAGGAACTTATTGGTTCAGAGTGTGTCTCCCCCATAAACATTACAAAATTGGTAGTTTTCTCAGATAGTGCAGTTGCACTGAATTGGTTAAATTCTCGAACAAATaggtttgataaattaaaaaaactaagtatttttgttatgaataggTTGCAAAGAATAGAGAATCTATGTGAAACGGTCCCTGTGACTTTCAAATTTTGTGCAGGTATGATAAATCCTGCAGATTGTACTACCAGGTCATTGTCATATAAGAGGTTGATAAAATCAAATTTCTTCACAGGACCTGATACCATTCATGATATCTTGGAAGATGACAATTTGGATGTAACGATCCCAAATCCTTTAACCAATGTACTTGAAGTTTCAGAAGGCCACTGTGAGATAGGGAGTGTGACTGAGCCAGAGATGGGAGGCATTTTGAATTCTACAGTTGGAAATTTCGATTGGCTTCATTTGATTTCGGTCTACAAACATGTACTGACATTCATAAACAATGTCAAACGGAAGTTAAAGAACAAATCTGGCAAGTATGACCATTTTGAGGTTTTCAGTAATGATGAAATTTCTTTGAATGCATGGCAACTGATGATTTTGCAAGATCAACGCCAAAATTTTccggatgtttttaaatatttcagagaaaggaaccctaaaattagggatatgcctaacatagtaagtcaactaaatttattcattgaaaagaaatctggtttactaagagttaaaagtaaatttcataagtGGAGAGACGGTAGTTATGTATTCCCCATTCTTTTGGCCAAAAACAGTAAATTGActgaagaaattattagaaattttcatgTTAAGTTAGCTCATTCTGGAATATATGCCACATTATCTGAGGCTAGGAAACAGTTTTGGATTCCTTGCAGTTTTTCTACTGTAAAGAAAGTCTTGAAAACTTGTGTTCACTGCCGTAGATTTAACGGTAGAACTATAAAGTTAAATCAGTCCCCTTATAGAGAATTTAGGGTTTCTCCTCCAACCATACCTTACAGGTATATTTTCATTGACTATTTTGGACCTTACTGGGTATATTGGATGGGTAAGAAATCAAAGGTATGGATATTATGTATCACCTGTTTATGGTCCAGAGCCATAAATCTTAAGGTTTGTGTAGACCTTTCGGTGATATCCTTTTTGCGAGCACTTCAGCTCCATTGTTTCGAGTTTGGGGTGCCTGAACTCTGTTTAAGTGACCAAGGTTCACAGCTAACTTCAGGTGCTAGAACCGTTGAGAATTTTATAAGTGATAAGGATACACAATCTTATTTCAGGGAGAACAACATTAAACCTTTGAGCTTTCAGCAGTACTATAAAGGCCACAGTGAACTTGGATCTTTAGTGGAATCTTGTGTAAAGATGGTCAAAAGGCTTATTGAAGGCTCTATTCGGAATATGGTCCTCGAATATTTAGATTTTGACTTTGCTGtacaaaatattgtacatatagTAAACCGTCGACCAATTGCCTTTAAAGAATATTTGCGAAACTATGATGGGACTGAACCTGTACCATCTCCTATAACTCTAGAGATTTTAGTTAAAGGTCATGaattgaattccttaaatattattccccatttacatcctttacctagggcagatgatacttgggttcctgatatatctcccatttcccatgtgaaggacagccacaggaagttacgaaaggctagggaaagtataatagagatatataataaagaatttgttgtgcaGCTGGTGAATCAAGCCACTGACAAACGCAGTAGATACCAACCTGTTAATCATAAACTATTAGAAGTTGGAGACATTGTTCTCATTAAAGAACCCCTTCTTAAACCTACTAATTTTCCAATGGGTATTGTCAAAGAGATAAAACTGAACTCTTTAGGTGAAGTAACGGGTGCAACAGTACTCAAAGGAAAAAgtagggaagagactaaaaggcacGTTTCATCCTTGATTCCATTGCTCTATAAACGGGAATATGAGGTTAAATTTAACGATAAAGCACAATCGCCATGTGAGGATAAACTGAGCAAGGAAGATGAGGTAAAGGAGAGACCCAAGAGGCGAGCTGCCATGATTGGAAAGATAAGGTAA
- the LOC137645536 gene encoding uncharacterized protein translates to MPPKSISRSFRSALRQQVTKKCNFIERFVSSMSVSDANEHMNMLVDLKEKLDKVNNEVSKEIWDSADKDDNGDELVSEEMDTWFVYDDRLSKCLSLLKTAVSLSPGTLSDRSRSEISQLKLPELPLPTFGNREGEDISKFLREFEATIDKYDLSTHVKFTLLTRQLSGDSLKLVNSLDCSNRSYEEAKKLLQKAFADTLSQQYRVIKQLSELKLTYQSDPYDFISNMRIICNQFEALSIDQNIVLQYFIWNGFNDCFKNQLMHITGSNKPSLQQIDEHIFTALERYRNISKKFNVKQGNLEKKVVPNSNCLASAVVNVEKSKVKECSLCLADNKGDIDHPIFKCSVYVTPQSKIEKLKQLNFCTNCTCDSHKTSDCRFKFNRKCKHCNKWHFSYLCKFRKDPKSTANNLKNDSDNQEEF, encoded by the exons ATGCCGCCGAAGAGCATTTCGCGCAGTTTTCGTTCAGCCCTTAGGCAACAAGTTACCAAGAAGTGTAATTTCATAGAAAGGTTTGTTTCTTCGATGTCTGTAAGCGATGCTAACGAGCATATGAACATGTTGgttgaccttaaagaaaaacttgacaAAGTGAATAACGAGGTTTCGAAGGAAATTTGGGATAGCGCAGATAAAGACGACAACGGCGATGAATTGGTGAGTGAGGAAATGGATACTTGGTTCGTTTATGACGATCGTTTGAGTAAgtgtctctctctccttaagaccgCGGTGTCACTTTCGCCCGGAACCCTTTCCGATCGTTCGCGTTCTGAAATTTCACAGCTTAAATTACCTGAACTACCTTTACCGACATTTGGTAATCGAGAAGGTGAAGATATTTCGAAGTTTTTGCGAGAGTTCGAAGCAACTATTGATAAGTATGATCTTAGTACTCACGTTAAATTTACTCTTCTTACGAGACAGCTTTCAGGTGACTCGCTTAAACTGGTAAACTCATTAGATTGTAGCAACCGTTCGTATGAAGAAGCTAAGAAATTATTACAGAAAGCGTTTGCAGACACTTTGTCTCAACAATATAGGGTTATTAAGCAGTTATCGGAGTTGAAGCTAACGTATCAGAGTGATCCGTATGACTTTATCAGTAATATGAGAATAATTTGTAATCAATTCGAGGCTTTAAGCATAGATCAAAacatagttttacagtatttcatatggAATGGGTTTAATGACTGTTTCAAGAATCAGTTAATGCATATTACTGGCTCGAATAAGCCCTCGTTGCAGCAAATAGATGAACATATCTTTACTGCTTTGGAAAGATATAGAAACATATCCAAGAAATTTAATGTGAAACAAGGTAATCTTGAGAAAAAGGTTGTGCCCAACTCAAATTGTTTAGCTTCTGCCGTTGTTAATGTTGAGAAGTCTAAAGTTAAAGAATGTTCTCTATGTTTAGCAGACAATAAAGGAGACATTGATCACCCAATTTTTAAGTGTTCAGTTTATGTAACTCCACAGagtaaaattgaaaaactaaaacaattGAATTTTTGTACAAACTGTACTTGCGATTCTCATAAAACTTCAGATTGCAGGTTTAAATTTAACCGAAAATGTAAACATTGTAACAAGTGGCATTTCAGCTATCTTTGTAAATTTCGTAAAGACCCAAAAAGTACTGCTAATAACCTTAAGAATGATTCAGATAACCAAGAA GAGTTTTAA